Within the Macaca nemestrina isolate mMacNem1 chromosome 5, mMacNem.hap1, whole genome shotgun sequence genome, the region TCTGTGAATGGTGTAACAGGCCTTCAAAAAGTCCACGAAACTAAACATTATCAGTTTCAAATATACCTGACAGGTCTCATTTTAACAATCATGCCCCACGTTTTAAGTTCCCAGACTGCGACCTTTCCATGTTTTTGGTGCTCTAATCCggaaacaaaaactgaaaatttagTTTTGAATGTATTATGTGAGGGCCTTTCCCTGGGCCCTGCTAATAATTCCTTAAAATGTTCCCCAGAACCACATGTTGGGGAACTTAGGATAATCAGTGAAATCTAGGGCAGCCTGTTGGTCTGGGACTTTTCACAGGACTCTGAAGGGCGCCGGAGTAATTAATTCCTTTATAAGGACAGCAGTGCAGTGAATATGCAAATCGTCGCAGCAACAAACTCCTTCCAGTTCCGGAGTGCCCGCAGGCTCCTCCCGGTCGCTGCCGTCGCCTAGCGAATGGGGCGGGGGCTCGCACGGTCCCTGCAGCGCCCCGAGACTAGCCACACCGGCTCGGCCCCGCGTCCCAGAGAGCCACCGCAAGCTCCCACCGCCCCGCCCCGGGCGCCCGTCCCGAGCCCCACCCGCGCGCCCGGCAGGAAAGGGCGGGCCTGCGCTGCAGCCCAAGCTCGCTCCAGCCGTCCGACTCTGGGCTGGGACCGCGCGTGACCGGCGCCGCGAGCGAGAGGCAGGAGCGCGCGCCCGGGCCAGTGAAGGGCTCGGGGATGGACTGCGGCTCGGTCGGCGGCCAGAGGACCCAGCGCCTGCCCGGCCATCGGCGGCTTCTGTTCTTGCCCGCGGGCCTCAGCGGAAGACCGGGAGGCAGCGAAACCTCAGCACGCCGCTTCCTCTCTGCGCTCTGCGACGGTTTGGGGGCGCTGCGCCCTCGCGCCCCGGCGACCCGCGGCTGCGTGTCACGTGCCTCGCCGCTACTCCTCCTCCTGCTAGTGCCCTCCCCGCGCTTGGCCGCCGCAGCCCCGCGCCGGCAGCTCGGGGACTGGGAGCGCTCGCGCCTCGGGTATGCCGCACCCCCGGCCGGGCGCAGCGGCGCATGGAGGTGCCCACCGGGCCTCAGTCCGGGCGTCGCCGCTGCCGCCGGCGCCCTTCCCCAGTGCAAAGGCCCGGCGCCTGCACTTGTTTCCTGCAGGAGAGGTGAGGCCCAggtgggaaaggagagggggCTAGTCTCGCGGGGCTGGGTGGGGCGGGGACCTCAGCTACAGCCTTCCCGAGGAAAGGCCGGGCAGGCCGGAGGCGAGTCAGCCAAGGGCACCGGCATCTGCCCGGACCGTGGGGCGAAGGTCCGCGCCCGCCTTGCTCGGCCGCGGTGGCGGGGCTTAGCCCAGAAGAGACGAATTCCTGGGAATCCCGGGCGCTAAAGTTGGAGGGAGGTGCGTGCTGGGGCGGGGAGGTGGTGCCCGCCCACTCCTAGGGTCTGCTTCTGGGCACCGCCTTCCAGGCGTTCTGTTTGGCAGGGCGCAGCCTGTTGGCCGCTCAAGGGGAAGGGGTGGGTATGTTTGGGGAGCAAAGCTCTGAGAAATGAAGGGATGGCTTTACAGTTTGATTTCAAATTCTGATAGAATCATTAATTCGTGGAGTCCTAGCGTCTACCCTGTCCCTGGCGCTTTTCCAGATGTGTGGGATATGTCAGTCCACAAAATGTTTTCCCTGTGGAGCTTAATTCTGGCGGAGGAGACGCAGTAAATGTGTATGGATATACGTATGCAtaattaatgtatatataatttatacataattttatatattcataatttGATAAATGGTACAGGAAAATTATAGGATAAGGCTTGGGAAGTGGAATGGGTCTCCAGTCGTGAATTTAAATAGGGTGATCAGAATCGATTTCATTGAGAAGGTAGCATTTAATTAAATAGAGTCGTGTATCCCTTCAGGACAGTCGCCTACTGAGAAATGAGTCATTAGGCGACTTCTTCCTTGTGTGAATATTGTAGGGTGtgcttacacaaacctggatgcTACAGCCTACTACACAGCTAGACTAGCAGGTAGAGCCTAGTgctcctaggctataaacctgaacagcatgttactgtactggaTACTAGAGGCAGTCTGAACACAATCGTATTTGCGCATCTAAatacagaaaaggtacagtaaaaatatgtattatagtCTCATAGACCACTGTCGTGTGTGCCCCTCTGTCCTGGGCTGAAAGGTAGTTGTGGGGCGCATGACTATTTAAAAAGGAGGTGAGAGAGATCACTGCCCTGGAGATGAGGGAAGTAAACAAGATCAACTTATTAGATAGCATAttgttgaataaagaaaaaaatcatttcgAATAATCAACAGACTTGGCAAAATTATCACTTTGGGCAGTCTATACATGTTCATTAGTAGCCATCACTAACCACACATTTTTCCTATTCAACAGATAGGCCCAGCAAATGTTGACTATATCTAAAATTTAAGAATATCATTGGCTGGGGTAAAAACTGATTAGTAGAGCAATAAAGTGAAGGAAACTGTATATACAGAGTGGGGAATGAGTAGTGAACTCGGTGCCACTGTCCTTCAGGAATTAGGAGTCGGAGATGAGTTTGGTCTTAGATTGTGCCCTTTGTTGTGCTTTTTCTGACAAGCTAGTAATTtccaatttgtttttctctcaatACAAGAGTATGGGGCAAAAAGAGAGTGTTCTTTCTCGTGGATTTGCTGACCAATCCGTAAGGTGGTACTGTTGTTTTAGTGTCAGCAATCTCATTCTTCAGTCATCATAAAAAATAAGTATGGACGCATAAAAACAGAAGCAGAGCAGGGACACAGCTAAGGAGGGGTGTATGCTCATTAACCAGCTAAAGAGCGTTTCCCGACCACTTGTTTGCTTGGTACCTGAGGTTCTCAATTGGGCTACTTAAGGATATCATGAGTAGGAAGTTTGTATTTGGTTCCCACGTCCTGTCCAAGGCTAACTTTGGACCTCTATTGTAATTGTGGGTTTTTAATATCCTCTTGATATGCTGAAAGTCCCTAGAAAGGGGAATTGCATGTTACTCGTTAACACAGCTCAGTTGACTTGCTTCCTTATGATCAGTGAGGACTCTAGGAGTAGGCGGCGTCCTCAGGTACTGCCCTTTGACGGAAGGCAAGAGGGCATATCCTTCCCTCAGCAGGGGTTGGAGTGCCCACTGGCAAGTGGCCAGCCCTTCTGTCGACTTTTCAGAGGCAGGATTTCTTGGAAATAAGCTTGCTGTTTCTGGTTCCAATCTTtctgaaaaagaacaacaacaaaaaacggtAGTATCTAAATTGGCATTACAAAGTAGTCGTGTGATTGTTTTGTTTATGTGGGAGTGGGGATGAAGAGGTTATGTTCTAAATACATGAATGGTTATTTTCTTACTAGAAACAAGGAATTTGGGTCTAGAGTAACCCTGTCACTCTTCACAAGCCATTCCAGACTCAGGTGTTTTCAAGCTCCCTGACACATGGGAAAGTCCAATAGAGTTCTAGGGCAGGTGAGGTGGTCCTTAAGAGGTCCCCTAGATAagtgctttcattcattcactcccaCTTTCTCAAGCTAGGTCTCTTCTGTGTTGGGCAGACATCCTGGGTCTCTTCTCATGGAGGCCAGTTTCTGTCTCAGGACTGGAAATAAACTAAAAAAGAGATACCAGATTTAAGTGAGCTTATTTGTGTGAAAAGGGAAGAACTGAGGAGAACGGAATTCATTTCAAATTTTCCCTCTAGACAGTTTCATAATCCAGATTGTAGAAGTCATTACAGTTCAATtactatatatatgcacacacacacacacatatgtacatatatatacacatatatatatacacacacacacacatatatatatatattcctagcCTGCTGTATGCTAGACCCTTTGCCAAATGCTAAAGATAAAAAATGACCAAGACTGGCTGCTCTTGGGCAGCTTGGGCAAATAGAtaatacagatgaggaaataaggTATTAAGTGCTATGATGAGCTATCTGTACTGAACTGAGAACACAGGTATGGGAGCAATAAAGGTTGCTCCCTTAGCTGGGTGGAGGAAGCAGAGAGaaccataaaatgtaaaaaagaaaatgccacatCTGAAACATAATGTATACTCAGTAAATTGGCAATTTAATGAAGAAAGGTAAAAAGAATGCTTAAAGTTTAACAGTTGGGAAAGAGGAGCAAGCCGTGCTTAAGCATGGAATTGCAGGAAATAGAATAGCTTAGGTTGCTAGAAAGAAAGCTGAAAGGATAAGTGTGGTCATAAATAGCAAGGGCTTTGTATGCCAGGTCAAGGACCTCGTGTCATAGCACAGTGGTTCTTCGAATCTAAGGGCCCAGTTTTACCAacaaacacatacaaacacacataagTCATTGCACTTTATATTTTGTCAGTCTGCAAATGGTTCTTGATACAGATATGGATTATTGCATCTCTTGCTCTCATCTTGATGCTTACAATGACCACAGTTACTCTCCTCTTCCCAAGTTGTAAGTAGGCTGGGAACGACTCCCATAGGCTGCAGCGAAGTGTCAGATCTGTAGGGTTCAGTTCACATCACATTTTTGTTTACTCTCGATTTTATTGTAGGGTAATCAGGGGCGAAGGACTGACAGTGGAAGCTGATCAGCTGTAGCATCTTTCTGGTCATTCAGAGGCCTGCTGGGGAAACCTTTGACCTTTGAGTTGGCAGGTGACCCTTCTTGCTCCTACCAGCCTTCTACAACACCAGACCTCAGACTGGTGCCAGTTAATGGCAAAATTTGAAAAGTAGTGACAAATACGTAGCAAGATTTTCATATACTAAGTTGATTAAATGGAAGTTCTGTagattgtgcttttttttttttttttcttttggtgtcataatttcatttttagtataATATTTAATAGTAGTAGTAAGCAGCTATATTTAAATGTTCTTTCATGACAATTAAAAATTGGCAAcccaaataatgttttattttattttttatttttattttttttttttgagatggagttttgctctgtcacccagactggagtgcagtggtgcaatctcagctcactgcaacctccgccttttgggttcaagcaattctcttgcctcagcctcccgagtagctgggattacaggtgcccgccaccacacatggctaatttttgtatttttagtagagacggggtttcaccatcttggccaggctgatcttgaactcttgacctcatgatccacctgcctcagcctcccaaagtgttgggattacaggcgagagccaccgtgcccgaccttttaatatttttgttttagatacaGGATCTttgtttgtcacccaggccgcagtacagtggtgcgatcatagctcactgcagcctcaaactcctgagctcaagccatcctcctgcctcagcctcccaagtagctaggagtagctgagactacaggcacacaccaccacactctgctaattttttttttttttttctggagacgaggtcttgcaatgttgcccaggttggtcttgaatacctggcctcaagtgatcttccgaccttggcctctcaaaagtaTTAGATTTACAACCATGAACTAGTTCACTTggcccaattaaaaaaaaatgattttagcaATTCATAAAATCTAAAAGCCAAGAAACTAAACCATATACTATACCACCTCCCTCAGATGAGTACCTTCAAACAAGAAGTTTACAAAATGGATTGGATCTAGGCTAAATGCacaaaaatttatagaaaaggtAATGTAAAAATTGTTGGAAACTAGCTCTCTAAAGATAGGCTTTtgcaaagacattacaagaaaagaatgcTATTGACTGATATCTCTTatgattaaaaatgagaaaatccttaacaaaatactagcaatccaaatccagcaacatataaaaagtgCAATGTACTTAAAGTCTAAGGTacattaaagtataattttcctAAATAAATAGAAGGACATCCATTTTCATTGATCTGAATACTTAATATAAAGGTGGCAGTACTTTTCAAACTGATCTACAAATTTAACacatccctatcaaaatcccaagtGGTTTTCTTATAGAAATTGACAcacaaatcctaaaattcatatggaaatacaaGAAAACAAGAATAACCAAACAACCTTGACAAACAACAAAGTTTAAAACccacaccttgggaggctgaggtcaaatctctagtgagctatgattgcaccactgcactccagcctgggcaatggagcgagaccctgccttaaaaaaaaaaaatcaagggcaacaacaacaacaaacactttCTGATGTCAAAGTTAAAACAGACTTACAAGTAATCAAGAAATTGTGGCACTGGCATAAGGACAAACATATAGATCAATGCATTAGAGTGGAGAGCCCAGACACAAGGCCTCATGCTTACAGCtcactgattttcaacaagagtgACAAGGCGTTTCAGCGGAGggaatggtgctgggacaactagatACCCACATGGAGAAGAATGAAGCTGAACCCACTACCACACACCATTTAAAATGCTAATCCAAAATGAgtaaaagacctaaatgtaagagctaaaactgtaaaactcttagaagacaTGGGTGTAAATCTTCATGTACTTGGATTTCTTAGTGGTTTCGTACATATGttatcaaaagcacaagcaacaaaaggaaaaacagatgggttggacttcatcaaaagtAAACTTCTGTGCTTCAAAAGACAGTatcaaaaagtgaaaagacaacccacagaatgggagaaaatgttttcaaatcatAATCAGATAAGGagcttgtatctagaatatataaagaactcttacagctCAGTAATATGAAGACAACCgtattaaaaatgggaaaaggactttGCCTTAGTCTGTTCTGTGCTGCTGTAAGGGAATAACacagactggtaatttataaaaaaaaaaaaaaaaaaaaaaaaaaaaaaaaaaaaaaaaacagatacatttcttgcagttctggaggctaggaagttgAAGATTGAGGGGCCCACATCTGGCCAGGCCCTTCTTGCTGCTTCATAACGTGGCGGAAGGCAGAACAGCACACGTATCAGGGAAGGGTGGGAAACTCATTCTTTTATGAGAAACCTACCCCTGAGATAGCAGCATTAATCCGTTCATGAACAGAGCCATCCCGatagcctaatcacctcttaaaggacccacctctcaacactggtgtgttggggattaagttttcaacacataAACTTTGGGGAACACGTTCAAACCATAGCTGacttgaatacacatttctccaaagaagatatccaaatggccagcaagcccataaaaagatgctcaacatcattagtcatcagggaaatgctaattaaaaccacagtgagataccacttgaCGCCCAATAGGataactataattttttaaaaacccagataATAGCAAGGATTAGTGAGGATGGGGAGAAGTTGGGACCCATGTGTGCTGCTAGAGGGGgggtaaaatggtacagctgctttggaaaacagtctggcggCTGCTGAAACAAACATAGAGTTATCatatccagcaattctactcctaagtATACATTCAAGATCGTTGAAAACATAACGTCCATGTAATTCATAATAGCTaagaagtagaaacaacccaCGCATCcttcaactgataaatggatgaacaaaatttAATATAGCTATCCAGTGGAGGAGTATTCAactatacaaagaaatgaaagtactgacgtgctacaacatggatgacccttgaaaacatgctaagaagccagtcacaaaagactatatatattatatgattcagTTTCTGTGACATCTCCAGAGTAGATAAACAGAAGAGACAGCAAATAGACCAGTGCTTGTCCTGGGTATGGTTGGGGGCAGTGGAGAAGGGCTGGGGGAATTGGAAGGTGACAGCTAAGGGGTACAGTTTGTCTTGAGAgtaaaaaaaatattctaaatttgatTGTGGGATGCTTGCACAACTCTGTGCCAAAACCTGTTGAATTGTATGCTTGAAATTGGGTGAATGGTATATCTCAGTGAAGCTGTTACGAAATACCAGGTAGGCTTTGGGGTATACCTTATTTTCTCAGGATGCTGAGTTGCTTCTGTTTTGCGTTAAGTCTGTTTTGAGCTTACTGTCCTTTCTACCCTAGAGCTAAGCCTGTCTGCTGGACACCTGCAGCTGGAGCGCAGAAGGAGAGATTTCACCTCTTCTGGGAGTAGGAGGCTCTACTTTGACACTCATGCCTTAGTATGCTTACTGGAAGACAATGGTAATCCTCTCTCATTTGTCATTTAGTGCCTtagaaaaacactttaaattaTGACTTCTCTTATGGTTTCATTTAGTTTCTCATACTTctctttgacttttattttttatttgtatttaatttaattaattaatttatttagagacagggtctggctccgttacccaggctggattgcagtggcgcaatcttggcccactataacctaccttccaggctcaagtcatcctcccacctcagcctcccgagttggtgggactacaggcacataccaccacgtctggctgatttttatatctCTTTGACTTTCAAGCCTATGGGTAATCTTTTAATTAATCTCCATTTTTTAAGTCCTCTTTTTTTGCTTGAGGACATTTTTGTTTCATCAGTACACTGGAGACTTTTCTCATACATTGTCTCTTTGTCAAAGTGAAGTGTATTTCTGTAACATCACCATGGAAGTACAGTGTTATAGGTAAAAATTTAGACACAAGTCAGCAAAGCTGAGGAATGATTCCTATGACAACAGTGTCTGAAGCACAGAAGTGATAGTTTTATTACTGTGCATcttgtgtgctttttaaaatcctgtgAAATGGAAATGTTGTCAAGTAGCAGTTCTTGATAATTTCAATttactgttcttttttcttttttctcctttttttttgagacggagtcttgccatgtcacctaggctggagtgcaatggcacaatctcggctcactgcaacctctgtctcctgggttcaagcgattctcctgcctcagtctcctgagtagctgggattacaggcaagtgcctccatgcccagctgatttttgtatttttagtagagttggggtttcaccatgtcggccagcctggtctcgaactcctgaccttgtgagccacccgcctcagcctcccaaagtgctgggattacaggtgtgagccaccgcgcctggtcctcttttttctttttaataatctgGCTAACATTCTCCCTTATTGCTGTTAAGGTAAAAGATTGCTCTGGTATATATGGCGTTCATTGAAAATGCACTTTAGACTTAAAATGTAGGGAAGATTCTCGTACTAAATCATATTTAGACAAATAC harbors:
- the LOC105482453 gene encoding mitochondrial calcium uniporter regulator 1 isoform X2, with the protein product MDCGSVGGQRTQRLPGHRRLLFLPAGLSGRPGGSETSARRFLSALCDGLGALRPRAPATRGCVSRASPLLLLLLVPSPRLAAAAPRRQLGDWERSRLGYAAPPAGRSGAWRCPPGLSPGVAAAAGALPQCKGPAPALVSCRRELSLSAGHLQLERRRRDFTSSGSRRLYFDTHALVCLLEDNGFATQQAEIIVSALVKILEANMDVVYKDMVTKMQQEITFQQIMSQIANVKKDMIILEKSEFSALRAENEKIKLELHQLKQQVMDEMIKVRTDTKLDFNLEKSRVKELELLRPEYLRHQRRRRERSRSESDPCYVFISVFIERKEAAGIANRNSGIGSIFTCLTVALGFYRLWI
- the LOC105482453 gene encoding mitochondrial calcium uniporter regulator 1 isoform X3: MDCGSVGGQRTQRLPGHRRLLFLPAGLSGRPGGSETSARRFLSALCDGLGALRPRAPATRGCVSRASPLLLLLLVPSPRLAAAAPRRQLGDWERSRLGYAAPPAGRSGAWRCPPGLSPGVAAAAGALPQCKGPAPALVSCRRELSLSAGHLQLERRRRDFTSSGSRRLYFDTHALVCLLEDNGFATQQAEIIVSALVKILEANMDVVYKDMVTKMQQDEMIKVRTDTKLDFNLEKSRVKELYSLNEKKLLELRTEIVALHAQQDRALTQTDRKIETEVAGLKTMLESHKLDNIKYLAGSIFTCLTVALGFYRLWI
- the LOC105482453 gene encoding mitochondrial calcium uniporter regulator 1 isoform X4, which encodes MDCGSVGGQRTQRLPGHRRLLFLPAGLSGRPGGSETSARRFLSALCDGLGALRPRAPATRGCVSRASPLLLLLLVPSPRLAAAAPRRQLGDWERSRLGYAAPPAGRSGAWRCPPGLSPGVAAAAGALPQCKGPAPALVSCRRELSLSAGHLQLERRRRDFTSSGSRRLYFDTHALVCLLEDNGFATQQAEIIVSALVKILEANMDVVYKDMVTKMQQEITFQQIMSQIANVKKDMIILEKSEFSALRAENEKIKLELHQLKQQVMDEMIKVRTDTKLDFNLEKSRVKELYSLNEKKLLELRTEIVALGLYLHA
- the LOC105482453 gene encoding mitochondrial calcium uniporter regulator 1 isoform X1, with product MDCGSVGGQRTQRLPGHRRLLFLPAGLSGRPGGSETSARRFLSALCDGLGALRPRAPATRGCVSRASPLLLLLLVPSPRLAAAAPRRQLGDWERSRLGYAAPPAGRSGAWRCPPGLSPGVAAAAGALPQCKGPAPALVSCRRELSLSAGHLQLERRRRDFTSSGSRRLYFDTHALVCLLEDNGFATQQAEIIVSALVKILEANMDVVYKDMVTKMQQEITFQQIMSQIANVKKDMIILEKSEFSALRAENEKIKLELHQLKQQVMDEMIKVRTDTKLDFNLEKSRVKELYSLNEKKLLELRTEIVALHAQQDRALTQTDRKIETEVAGLKTMLESHKLDNIKYLAGSIFTCLTVALGFYRLWI